In Candidatus Binatia bacterium, a single window of DNA contains:
- a CDS encoding ATP-binding protein → MINSALAHVDAVAIWRRRILSAVAWSYLGLGAIAAAVGIGVAIAHEIWSIVVFDTTALLAGAGLALCPERFYRFKSISLIVLTYTIGGYFSYHFGPFAAGPLWLFAGPMLSGALFGWRAALGSIGFLVVVLVAIGTLLANGSLNWPGELSVGSWFVISGSLVALSGLLSVSIGVLLDGVAQANREREAAIETRELLEQQLRHSQKMEAVGRLAGGIAHDFNNLMVAISGFTELAMDTLEHDSPAAADLSEVMDTVTRAKGLTAQLLTFSRKNALAPKRIDINDSIRDARRLLEQLSGQNIRLHTKLCTEPCSTKIDPDSLIQILVNATTNAADAMKEGGELSIETSRIQIDGGSSSLDELDMEPGEYVVVSVTDTGSGIAEDTLDRIFEPFFTTKKTGEGTGLGLSTSWAVVNQVGGYIHMTSELGRGSTLECFFHFTPWVAPKIDQARVKSPSRGNERILVVEDDEQVRRLLIRSLRAKGYEVLHASHAKDALALAQQPHIDLLVADVIMPGQNGRELAAKVAKLHPKIAVLYVSDYSDDILTQQGILNDGLRLLKKPFQLDVFLKLIREILDARG, encoded by the coding sequence ATGATTAACTCGGCTCTAGCCCATGTGGATGCGGTCGCGATCTGGCGGCGGCGCATCCTCTCCGCAGTTGCTTGGTCATACTTAGGGCTGGGCGCGATCGCTGCTGCCGTCGGCATCGGTGTTGCGATTGCACATGAAATTTGGAGTATTGTTGTTTTCGACACAACCGCCTTGCTCGCTGGGGCCGGCCTGGCGCTGTGCCCCGAACGGTTCTATCGGTTCAAGTCCATATCGCTGATCGTTCTGACCTATACAATCGGAGGATATTTCTCCTATCACTTTGGACCATTCGCAGCTGGCCCGTTGTGGTTGTTCGCGGGCCCAATGCTTTCGGGAGCTCTGTTCGGCTGGCGGGCCGCACTCGGTTCCATCGGGTTCTTGGTGGTCGTTCTCGTCGCCATTGGCACCCTCTTGGCAAATGGCTCGCTGAACTGGCCTGGTGAATTGAGTGTTGGCAGTTGGTTCGTCATCAGCGGAAGCCTTGTGGCGCTTTCGGGCCTGCTTTCAGTTTCAATCGGCGTGCTGCTCGACGGTGTTGCGCAGGCCAATCGGGAGCGCGAAGCCGCGATCGAGACCCGCGAACTGCTCGAACAGCAGCTTCGTCATTCACAGAAGATGGAGGCCGTGGGTCGACTCGCAGGGGGCATAGCCCACGACTTCAACAATCTTATGGTCGCCATATCGGGCTTTACCGAGCTGGCGATGGACACATTAGAGCACGACTCCCCTGCGGCTGCGGACCTCTCCGAAGTGATGGATACGGTCACTAGGGCCAAGGGTCTCACTGCGCAGCTCTTAACGTTCTCTCGCAAGAATGCGTTGGCGCCTAAGCGAATTGATATCAACGACAGCATCCGAGACGCCCGTCGGCTGCTTGAACAGCTTTCGGGCCAAAACATCCGTCTGCACACGAAGCTCTGCACTGAGCCCTGTAGCACCAAGATCGATCCAGACTCCCTAATCCAGATCCTGGTCAACGCAACGACGAACGCGGCAGACGCAATGAAAGAGGGCGGCGAACTCTCGATTGAAACGTCGCGCATTCAGATTGACGGAGGTTCGTCTAGCTTGGACGAGCTCGATATGGAGCCCGGTGAGTATGTCGTCGTGTCGGTTACCGACACGGGTTCCGGTATCGCTGAGGACACGCTAGACAGGATTTTTGAACCCTTTTTCACTACGAAGAAAACCGGTGAAGGCACCGGCTTAGGTCTTTCGACATCTTGGGCAGTCGTGAATCAAGTGGGCGGCTATATCCACATGACGAGTGAACTGGGCCGTGGGAGCACCCTCGAATGTTTTTTCCACTTCACGCCGTGGGTGGCCCCAAAAATTGACCAAGCCCGTGTCAAATCGCCAAGTCGAGGTAATGAAAGAATCTTGGTCGTTGAGGATGATGAGCAGGTTCGGAGGTTGCTCATTCGGTCGCTCCGAGCAAAGGGTTATGAGGTCCTGCATGCAAGCCACGCGAAAGACGCCTTAGCGCTTGCACAACAGCCGCACATCGATCTCCTCGTTGCCGATGTGATCATGCCCGGTCAAAACGGGCGCGAGCTGGCCGCGAAGGTTGCCAAACTGCATCCCAAAATTGCGGTGCTCTATGTGTCCGACTACTCCGACGACATACTTACGCAGCAGGGTATTCTCAACGACGGCTTAAGGCTGTTGAAGAAGCCTTTCCAGCTGGATGTTTTTTTGAAGCTGATACGTGAGATTCTCGACGCTCGCGGCTGA
- a CDS encoding prolipoprotein diacylglyceryl transferase, with product MQSTITIAGIGSLHAHSLMVGLAVVLAASLGIRSAVRNAELPLRSVLAAVVLIALAVFVGGRLHFALPRLHLFAYDPLHVLRLTSGGLHAPGAICGAVVGGWVSLRALGLPVARFADAFAPSVGVGIAVARLGCFLNGCCFGLVCELPWGLEMPVGSLPYREQIEKGILPRGAARSLPVHALPLYFSGVAWAIAAFTSRLQSRKSYDGQVALWMLFLFSASSAALEPLRHEHAMRIYLGPWPQLQWVTLAMSLLSCGALLARSRASGGRRSSPQISSPPS from the coding sequence ATGCAGTCCACGATCACGATTGCGGGAATCGGCAGCCTCCACGCTCACAGCCTGATGGTCGGGCTCGCTGTCGTGCTTGCGGCTTCGCTCGGCATTCGAAGCGCAGTGCGGAACGCAGAATTACCGCTGCGATCGGTGCTCGCGGCGGTGGTTCTGATCGCGCTCGCGGTGTTCGTCGGCGGCCGCCTGCATTTCGCGCTGCCGCGACTCCATCTTTTCGCTTACGATCCACTGCACGTACTGCGGCTCACGAGTGGAGGCCTCCACGCTCCCGGTGCCATCTGCGGTGCAGTCGTTGGTGGTTGGGTGAGTCTCCGGGCCCTCGGTTTGCCGGTTGCACGCTTCGCGGATGCATTCGCGCCGTCGGTGGGGGTCGGCATCGCGGTTGCGCGCCTGGGCTGTTTCCTGAATGGCTGCTGCTTCGGTCTGGTGTGCGAACTGCCCTGGGGCCTCGAAATGCCCGTTGGTAGCCTGCCGTACCGCGAGCAAATCGAGAAGGGAATTCTCCCGCGGGGTGCGGCACGCTCCCTGCCGGTCCACGCCCTTCCTCTCTATTTTTCGGGCGTCGCATGGGCCATCGCCGCCTTCACGAGCCGGCTGCAGAGCCGGAAGTCGTACGACGGCCAGGTCGCCTTGTGGATGCTCTTCCTCTTTTCTGCTTCGAGCGCGGCCCTCGAACCGCTCCGACACGAACATGCGATGAGGATTTATCTCGGCCCGTGGCCGCAGCTGCAATGGGTCACGCTAGCGATGAGTCTCCTGTCGTGCGGCGCCCTTCTCGCTCGGTCGCGCGCCTCCGGCGGGCGCCGGAGCTCGCCCCAGATCAGCTCGCCTCCATCGTGA